One genomic segment of Thermodesulfobacterium sp. TA1 includes these proteins:
- a CDS encoding radical SAM protein: protein MRQKRPVPPTLNLKLSENFFSIQGEGPFSGYPTFFVRLYGCNLKCLWCDTLYAREGDRYYTLNVNEIIEIWEKNYSLSPYITITGGEPLLQTAIYPLIEKFLAKKCIVSIETNGSLSLKDLPSQVVKVVDLKTPSSGMAEYNLYENISFLNSKDVIKFVIQDRKDFEFALKKIKDLDLLSKTQVFFSPVFEKLSPKELAKWILEIKLPIRLQVQLHKLLDLK from the coding sequence TTGAGACAGAAAAGGCCTGTGCCACCTACCTTGAACCTTAAGTTATCTGAAAATTTTTTTTCTATCCAAGGCGAAGGACCTTTTTCAGGTTATCCCACCTTTTTTGTAAGACTTTATGGTTGTAATTTAAAATGCCTATGGTGTGATACTCTTTATGCAAGAGAAGGAGATAGATATTATACATTAAACGTCAATGAAATAATAGAAATATGGGAAAAGAACTATTCTTTAAGTCCTTATATAACCATAACCGGTGGAGAACCTTTACTGCAAACGGCGATTTATCCTTTAATAGAAAAATTTTTAGCCAAAAAATGTATAGTTTCTATTGAAACCAACGGAAGTTTATCTCTTAAAGACCTTCCTTCCCAAGTGGTTAAAGTTGTAGATTTAAAAACTCCTTCTTCTGGAATGGCAGAGTATAACCTTTATGAAAACATATCTTTTCTTAATTCAAAAGATGTAATAAAGTTTGTGATACAAGACAGAAAGGATTTTGAGTTTGCCCTTAAAAAAATAAAAGATTTAGACCTTCTTTCTAAAACACAGGTATTTTTCTCTCCGGTATTTGAGAAACTTTCACCTAAGGAGCTTGCCAAATGGATTTTAGAAATAAAGCTTCCGATAAGGCTACAGGTTCAACTTCACAAACTTTTGGATTTAAAATAA
- a CDS encoding lipopolysaccharide assembly protein LapB encodes MPNIIPWRFLKIFSVFLGGIFVFQLFLPVYSFGSDHNGLAYYYFLLALRQENPEKAEKYLKKAIKLDKKNLYLQRQLVLFYIQNKKLKEAETLAEKLLLQHPNDKEINLFLAKIYLLGNRPYKAANLLENLLEKDPKNEEVLSLLISIYLEKKDWNAALSNLDKLLKIDSNNYIAWLFKARVLKELKRNKEAKEAYLNALKTSSDNKVILMEVLKFLEETNDFQQAEEILKILIQKYPVDENFFKLLIGFYLEKEAWEKSEKILKEVPESLKDKPEILFFLGLSLEKQKKLDEALDVYQKILPENEWGLEASKRIVLILRKKDRKAALNYLKTLEEKAKKDKSWYVLLISSAEALDLCEKGIQYGEEAIKLFRDEVDLILSLASNYACLENYQKVLDLTLPLLKKFPENPHILNFIGYSYVELGKNLEEAEEILQKALQLKPNDPYILDSLGWCYSKMGKIDLALEYLEKAVQNLFEEEAVILEHLADILVIKKETSKACEFYQKALKASFHLRDTERIKNKLQTLGCEKNNSNN; translated from the coding sequence ATGCCCAATATTATACCTTGGCGCTTCCTGAAAATCTTTAGTGTTTTTTTAGGTGGAATTTTTGTCTTTCAACTTTTTCTCCCTGTTTATTCTTTTGGTTCAGACCATAATGGATTAGCCTATTATTATTTCCTTTTAGCTCTAAGACAAGAAAATCCAGAAAAAGCAGAAAAATACCTAAAAAAAGCCATAAAACTTGACAAAAAAAACCTTTATCTTCAAAGGCAATTAGTTTTATTCTATATTCAAAACAAAAAACTTAAAGAGGCTGAGACTTTAGCGGAAAAACTTCTTTTACAACATCCTAACGATAAAGAAATAAACTTATTTTTAGCTAAAATTTATCTTTTGGGAAACCGTCCTTATAAGGCAGCTAACCTTCTCGAAAATCTCTTAGAAAAAGACCCTAAAAACGAAGAAGTTTTAAGCCTTCTTATAAGCATTTATCTTGAAAAAAAAGACTGGAACGCTGCTCTTTCTAATTTAGATAAGCTCTTAAAAATAGATTCTAATAATTATATTGCTTGGTTGTTTAAAGCAAGGGTTTTAAAAGAATTAAAGAGAAATAAAGAAGCTAAAGAGGCTTATCTAAATGCCTTAAAAACTTCATCTGATAATAAAGTAATTTTGATGGAGGTACTTAAATTTTTAGAAGAAACTAATGATTTTCAACAAGCAGAAGAGATTTTAAAAATTCTTATTCAAAAGTATCCTGTAGATGAAAATTTTTTTAAATTATTAATCGGGTTTTACTTAGAAAAAGAGGCTTGGGAAAAGTCTGAAAAAATCCTGAAAGAAGTTCCAGAAAGCTTAAAAGATAAACCTGAAATACTTTTTTTCTTGGGTTTATCTTTAGAGAAACAAAAAAAACTGGATGAAGCTTTAGACGTTTATCAAAAAATATTACCTGAAAATGAATGGGGATTAGAGGCTTCTAAAAGGATAGTCTTAATTTTGAGAAAAAAAGACCGAAAAGCAGCCTTAAATTATCTAAAAACCTTAGAAGAAAAAGCTAAAAAAGATAAAAGCTGGTATGTGTTGTTAATAAGTTCAGCTGAAGCCCTTGATCTGTGTGAAAAAGGTATACAGTATGGAGAAGAAGCGATTAAACTTTTTCGAGATGAGGTAGACTTAATCCTTAGCTTAGCTTCAAACTATGCCTGTTTAGAAAACTATCAAAAAGTTTTAGACCTTACCCTTCCCTTGTTGAAAAAATTCCCTGAAAATCCACACATTTTAAATTTTATAGGTTATAGTTATGTAGAGTTAGGAAAAAATCTTGAAGAAGCAGAAGAAATTCTCCAAAAAGCCTTACAACTTAAACCTAACGACCCTTATATCCTTGATAGTTTAGGATGGTGTTATTCCAAGATGGGAAAAATTGACCTTGCTCTTGAGTATTTAGAAAAAGCGGTTCAAAATCTATTTGAAGAAGAAGCGGTTATTTTAGAACATTTAGCCGACATTTTAGTTATCAAAAAGGAAACCTCTAAAGCTTGTGAGTTTTACCAAAAGGCTTTAAAGGCTTCTTTTCATCTTAGAGACACTGAAAGGATAAAAAATAAGCTTCAAACACTTGGTTGTGAAAAAAACAATTCCAATAATTAA
- a CDS encoding sugar phosphate isomerase/epimerase: MNPLVFVSIPFNLLKEKYLPLVLAHRINVEVSLNAFSLDNYPYSTFKEIAVQLKNQGLLTTVHLPFIDLSIGSVDLWIREVSFKRIFLAVERASLFQPLNLVLHSGYSYNYHEIKEEWREQFIENLNKLLDFIREENLFLSLENVYEPTPEFMLPIFEAFYGKIGWCFDPAHGRVFSKKDELQWLQTLYPYLKEIHCHDNLGEEDDHLAVGKGVLKFEAVFHFLKEKKIVPILTSEAHNEEDTYVNLEVLTKTWKKLREVTA, encoded by the coding sequence ATGAACCCTTTGGTGTTTGTTTCTATTCCTTTTAACCTTTTAAAAGAAAAGTATTTACCTTTGGTTTTAGCCCATCGTATTAATGTAGAAGTTTCTTTAAATGCTTTTTCTTTAGACAATTATCCTTATTCAACTTTTAAAGAGATAGCGGTTCAACTAAAAAATCAAGGGCTTTTAACCACTGTTCATCTACCTTTTATAGATCTTTCCATAGGGTCTGTTGATCTTTGGATAAGAGAGGTTAGTTTTAAAAGGATCTTTCTTGCGGTGGAAAGGGCTTCTCTTTTTCAGCCTTTAAACTTAGTTCTTCATTCTGGGTATTCTTACAATTATCATGAAATAAAAGAGGAATGGAGAGAACAGTTTATAGAGAACCTAAATAAGTTGTTAGATTTTATTAGAGAGGAAAATCTTTTTTTATCCTTAGAAAATGTTTATGAACCTACACCGGAGTTTATGCTGCCCATATTTGAAGCTTTTTATGGAAAGATTGGTTGGTGTTTTGACCCAGCCCATGGAAGGGTCTTTTCTAAAAAAGATGAACTACAATGGTTACAAACCCTTTATCCTTATTTAAAAGAAATACATTGTCATGATAATTTAGGAGAAGAAGACGATCATTTAGCCGTAGGTAAGGGGGTTTTAAAGTTTGAGGCTGTTTTTCACTTCCTAAAAGAAAAAAAGATAGTTCCTATTTTGACCTCAGAAGCTCACAACGAAGAAGATACTTATGTTAATTTAGAGGTTTTAACCAAAACATGGAAAAAATTACGGGAGGTTACAGCATAG
- a CDS encoding RNA polymerase sigma factor RpoD/SigA: MKEENLYELDQASSEVSPQLPVVLEESLPAKFDPLQKYLREISKYPVLTREEEEQLAKAYYETKDPRLAYKLVVSNLKLVVKIALEFQKFWAHNFLDLIQEGNLGLLQAVKKFDPYKGVKFSYYASFWIKAYILKYIMDNWKLVKMGTTQAQRKLFYKLRKEKEKLAALGFEPTSFEIAKRLGVKEKEVEEMEQRMFSQDLSLEAPVAHDSEDTLANFLKDTRPTPEEIYAKEEVLSKFKRLLKEFAQTLSGKDYIIFYERLLAEEPKTLNELSQKLGISKERVRQIEEKIIKNLKKFLEERLPDAQYYTLALPENL, from the coding sequence ATGAAAGAAGAAAACCTTTACGAATTAGACCAAGCTTCATCTGAAGTTTCTCCTCAGCTACCGGTTGTTTTAGAAGAAAGTCTTCCTGCTAAGTTTGACCCTCTACAAAAATATCTTCGAGAAATCAGCAAATATCCTGTTCTTACTAGAGAAGAAGAAGAGCAATTAGCTAAAGCTTATTATGAAACGAAAGACCCCCGTTTAGCTTATAAACTGGTAGTATCAAACCTTAAATTGGTCGTTAAAATAGCCCTTGAATTTCAAAAATTTTGGGCTCACAACTTTTTAGACCTTATTCAAGAAGGTAATTTAGGCTTATTACAAGCAGTAAAAAAATTTGACCCCTATAAAGGGGTTAAGTTTTCCTATTATGCCTCGTTTTGGATAAAAGCTTATATTCTTAAGTATATCATGGACAACTGGAAGCTGGTTAAAATGGGGACTACCCAAGCTCAGAGAAAGCTTTTTTATAAACTCCGTAAAGAAAAAGAAAAACTTGCAGCCTTAGGTTTTGAACCAACTTCTTTTGAAATAGCTAAACGTTTAGGGGTTAAAGAAAAAGAAGTAGAAGAGATGGAACAGAGAATGTTTTCTCAAGACCTAAGCCTTGAAGCACCTGTAGCTCACGATTCTGAAGATACTTTGGCCAACTTTTTAAAAGATACTAGACCTACCCCAGAAGAAATTTACGCTAAAGAAGAAGTTCTCTCTAAGTTTAAACGACTTTTAAAAGAATTTGCCCAAACTTTATCTGGCAAAGATTATATCATTTTTTATGAAAGGTTGCTTGCTGAAGAACCTAAAACTTTAAACGAACTTTCTCAAAAACTGGGTATTTCTAAAGAGAGGGTTAGGCAAATAGAAGAAAAAATTATCAAAAATCTTAAAAAATTTCTTGAAGAGAGGCTTCCTGATGCCCAATATTATACCTTGGCGCTTCCTGAAAATCTTTAG
- a CDS encoding amphi-Trp domain-containing protein translates to MKDKVEVKTIVSKTEAANLLKQIAEQIESTGQVKVGEVLVDLPEQFECEIEYKVKDDKKTFEIEFKWKA, encoded by the coding sequence ATGAAAGATAAAGTAGAAGTAAAAACTATAGTTTCTAAAACTGAAGCAGCTAATCTTTTAAAACAGATTGCAGAACAAATAGAATCTACTGGTCAAGTTAAAGTTGGAGAGGTTTTGGTAGATCTTCCAGAACAATTTGAGTGTGAAATAGAATATAAAGTTAAGGACGACAAAAAGACTTTTGAAATAGAATTTAAGTGGAAAGCTTAG
- a CDS encoding lytic transglycosylase domain-containing protein, protein MEKITGGYSIVSKWFLRIALSIFFSCVFVFSGFTQTPNPQDEEVYEVLEELPAKVIKNLPQDINDQVAYFIKYFTKDKRDVTERWLKRCTPYLSYFKNIFKEYGIPEDLVYLAFIESGCNPFAISRAGAVGIWQFMEKTGRAYGLQIDYWIDERKDFIKSTHAAASYLKRLYAIFGDWRPAVASYNLGEGRLLRILRAKNFIDYWQLLQSGSLPLETAAYLPQWMAITFIIKNPQKYGFQPLESKVLEYEEMEVNGGVDLKVFAVAGRINYDLLLTLNAELRRQITPPERTYLLKVPQGKKKEIQANLNQLQLRLIEKNTSQGTYYIVTLPTSELSEKDLSIENPEQPQVLSTKKENKTKTLKKTKNLKKHSSSKSSSKKHKKSKR, encoded by the coding sequence ATGGAAAAAATTACGGGAGGTTACAGCATAGTCAGTAAATGGTTTTTAAGGATAGCTTTATCGATCTTTTTTAGTTGTGTTTTTGTTTTTTCTGGTTTTACTCAAACTCCTAATCCTCAAGATGAAGAAGTCTATGAAGTTTTAGAGGAACTTCCTGCTAAGGTTATTAAAAACCTTCCTCAAGACATAAACGACCAGGTTGCTTATTTTATAAAATATTTTACTAAAGATAAAAGGGACGTTACCGAAAGATGGTTAAAACGTTGTACCCCATATCTTTCTTATTTTAAAAATATTTTTAAAGAGTATGGGATTCCTGAAGATTTAGTTTATCTTGCTTTTATCGAAAGCGGATGCAATCCCTTTGCGATTTCAAGGGCAGGGGCAGTGGGTATTTGGCAGTTTATGGAAAAAACTGGTAGAGCCTACGGACTTCAGATAGATTATTGGATTGACGAACGCAAAGATTTTATCAAGTCTACCCACGCAGCAGCCAGCTACTTAAAAAGGCTTTATGCCATTTTTGGAGACTGGAGACCTGCTGTAGCGAGTTATAATTTAGGAGAAGGGAGGCTTTTAAGGATTTTAAGGGCTAAAAATTTTATAGACTATTGGCAACTTTTACAATCTGGTAGCCTACCTTTAGAAACTGCTGCCTATCTTCCTCAATGGATGGCGATTACCTTTATTATTAAAAATCCTCAAAAATACGGATTTCAGCCTTTAGAATCTAAGGTTTTAGAATATGAAGAGATGGAAGTAAACGGAGGAGTAGACCTCAAAGTTTTTGCCGTAGCCGGACGTATAAACTATGATCTTCTCTTAACCTTAAACGCTGAACTCAGAAGACAGATAACCCCTCCTGAAAGAACCTATTTATTAAAAGTACCTCAAGGTAAAAAAAAGGAAATTCAGGCTAACCTAAATCAGCTTCAACTGAGGTTGATAGAAAAAAACACTTCTCAAGGTACTTATTATATAGTAACTTTACCTACATCTGAACTTTCAGAAAAAGACTTAAGTATAGAAAATCCTGAACAACCCCAGGTTTTATCAACCAAAAAAGAAAACAAAACTAAAACTTTAAAAAAAACTAAAAACTTAAAAAAACATTCTTCATCTAAATCTTCATCTAAAAAACATAAAAAATCTAAACGATGA
- the queD gene encoding 6-carboxytetrahydropterin synthase QueD: MFRLKVQDYFSSAHFLRHYEGPCEKLHGHNWKVEVVVEGEKLNELDMLIDFKLLKQALRETLEKIDHRLLNDIPYFLEVNPSSERIAQYIFQTLKEKLSSYPNLRLREVTVFETEKACATYLEP, from the coding sequence ATGTTCAGATTAAAAGTACAAGACTACTTTTCTTCAGCCCATTTCTTAAGACACTATGAAGGACCTTGTGAAAAACTCCATGGACACAACTGGAAAGTAGAAGTAGTGGTAGAAGGAGAAAAACTAAACGAGCTTGATATGCTTATAGATTTTAAATTGCTTAAACAGGCTTTAAGGGAAACTTTAGAAAAAATAGACCATCGTCTTTTAAACGACATTCCTTATTTTTTGGAGGTTAATCCTTCTTCTGAACGTATCGCTCAGTATATCTTCCAAACCCTTAAAGAAAAGCTTTCTTCTTATCCTAACCTAAGGCTTAGAGAAGTAACTGTTTTTGAGACAGAAAAGGCCTGTGCCACCTACCTTGAACCTTAA
- a CDS encoding DegT/DnrJ/EryC1/StrS aminotransferase family protein — protein sequence MEVPFLDLKRGYAKYGQEIENEVVNVLRSGVYLNGPYTKELERRLASFLDIFYGIGVSSGTEGLYLILKALDLPRGSYVLVPAFTFIATSEVVVRAGFIPFFVDVEERTYNVSLEKLKEAYAFLTKRGKKPSAVIVVSLYGIPADLERIEEFCQENGIILIEDICQAFGAKILDRAVGTFGLASATSFYPTKPLATFGDAGMVFTSDEEIEKRVRILKEHGQTRPYFYEYHGINGRIDEIHSAILLVKFKYFKQELELRRNLASYYIERLKGLEPNLFLPEIPKTYFPSWALFTITTPYRDQLQAFLKEKKIYTRIYYEHPLHLQPVYQELGFKDGMLPVTEKLSKQVLSLPFFPYLTREELEYVVHSIKEFFQRG from the coding sequence ATGGAAGTTCCTTTTTTAGACTTAAAAAGAGGTTATGCAAAATATGGACAGGAAATAGAAAATGAGGTGGTTAATGTATTAAGAAGCGGGGTTTATCTTAACGGACCTTATACTAAAGAATTAGAAAGAAGGTTGGCCTCTTTTTTAGATATTTTTTATGGCATAGGGGTTTCTTCTGGCACCGAAGGTTTATACTTAATACTTAAGGCTTTAGACTTACCTCGAGGAAGTTATGTATTAGTTCCAGCTTTTACGTTTATAGCTACTTCGGAGGTAGTAGTAAGGGCCGGTTTTATACCTTTTTTTGTAGACGTAGAGGAAAGGACTTATAATGTTTCTTTAGAAAAATTAAAAGAAGCTTATGCTTTTCTTACTAAACGAGGTAAAAAGCCGTCTGCAGTCATAGTGGTAAGTCTATACGGTATACCTGCTGATTTGGAAAGGATCGAGGAATTTTGCCAAGAAAATGGGATCATTCTTATAGAAGACATATGTCAAGCTTTTGGGGCTAAAATACTTGACAGAGCTGTTGGTACTTTTGGTTTAGCCTCTGCAACCTCTTTTTATCCTACCAAACCTTTAGCTACTTTTGGAGACGCTGGGATGGTGTTTACCTCAGATGAAGAAATAGAAAAAAGGGTTCGAATTCTAAAAGAACATGGTCAAACCAGACCCTATTTTTATGAATACCACGGTATCAACGGAAGGATAGACGAGATCCATTCTGCCATTTTACTGGTAAAGTTTAAGTATTTTAAACAAGAATTAGAGTTGAGGAGAAATCTGGCCTCTTACTATATAGAGAGGCTAAAAGGTCTTGAACCCAACCTTTTTCTTCCCGAAATTCCTAAAACCTACTTTCCCAGTTGGGCTCTTTTTACCATAACCACACCCTACCGAGATCAGCTTCAAGCTTTTCTGAAAGAAAAGAAGATTTATACTAGGATTTATTATGAACATCCTTTACATTTACAACCGGTTTATCAAGAATTAGGTTTTAAAGATGGTATGCTTCCTGTGACTGAAAAACTTTCTAAACAAGTTTTAAGTCTTCCTTTCTTTCCCTATCTAACTAGAGAAGAATTAGAATATGTAGTCCACTCGATAAAAGAATTTTTTCAAAGAGGTTAA
- a CDS encoding glycosyltransferase family 9 protein, with protein sequence MKKILFYRRGGLGDTLLTFPVLEVLKKQGYRIAVIGVKAYYRLAQKVGWVDEIYEDLYPQVLNRPYDLKIFFSKNGGIYPFPDKRIWIVDYYFRYLKLPQIYSQTLPIEGLKESPFKNRIILHPGSGSPKKIPEFLLFRKIEEFLKKKGMDYIYVVGEADQWVKDLTSNFWEIEDLEFLAKAFKTARGFIGLDSGISHLASYVGIKTFVFFGPTDYIVWHPIGPNLQIITLDLECSPCFPKVCAESPCLDPEKLFLQFLKKADL encoded by the coding sequence ATGAAAAAAATACTTTTTTATCGAAGAGGAGGATTAGGTGATACTCTTCTTACTTTTCCTGTGCTTGAAGTTTTAAAAAAACAAGGATATAGAATTGCTGTCATAGGGGTCAAGGCTTATTATAGGTTAGCCCAAAAGGTAGGTTGGGTAGATGAAATTTACGAAGACCTTTATCCGCAGGTTTTAAACCGTCCTTATGACCTAAAGATTTTTTTCTCTAAGAACGGAGGGATATACCCTTTTCCTGATAAAAGAATATGGATAGTAGATTATTATTTTAGGTATTTAAAATTACCTCAAATCTATTCTCAGACTTTACCTATCGAAGGGTTAAAAGAAAGCCCTTTTAAAAATAGAATAATCCTTCACCCAGGCAGTGGTTCTCCTAAAAAAATTCCAGAATTTTTACTTTTTAGAAAGATAGAAGAATTTTTGAAAAAAAAGGGCATGGATTATATCTATGTGGTAGGAGAGGCTGATCAGTGGGTAAAAGATTTGACCTCTAATTTTTGGGAAATAGAAGACCTTGAATTTTTGGCTAAAGCCTTCAAAACTGCCAGAGGTTTTATAGGGCTTGACAGTGGAATTTCTCATTTAGCAAGCTATGTAGGGATAAAAACCTTTGTTTTTTTTGGTCCTACAGACTATATAGTATGGCACCCCATAGGACCTAACCTTCAGATAATCACCTTAGACTTAGAATGCAGCCCTTGCTTTCCTAAGGTATGTGCTGAAAGCCCTTGTTTAGACCCTGAAAAATTATTTTTACAGTTTTTAAAAAAAGCAGATTTATAG
- a CDS encoding STT3 domain-containing protein: MNKFLRSYYLWFLLTAVLFWGLYIRFEDVNFWQQNKNFFYFKEKPIYSEYDSFFFARVAEDIKQGRFKTGEIDHYRVFPDNSSSAKLDEKNIFYAKYQFSGHFISFIWAYLSKWFNLSLETLTFYLIPVLAVSVVIPLFFYFKDLGCPYAGLIGALVTVGSSMYWGRTNLMRLDHDVFNLTLPFLTAYFFYKFFSTEERRLKYLWVSLSSLFLLFYQLWYGHPNLCFVLVLMFLIRYFWDKKLKLVKEDYLYLAILIVPQVWYLYEGPYHLFLQVKTLVFNIKSTTSADLLFKDFPNVFISISELQREPIDKILETASYSAILGLLGILGVLLCFIYYFKNLFFLLPFLGIGFLSFVSGARFIMYLSPFIGIGLGFLVHFLFEKVFGYLDLFKQKEKQLFTVNLIGTLVFLLVILVQKPIISMASYPKVFSPIVKNMEYLKEKTPQGAAIWTWWDYGYAFQYYSRRPTFHDGGSQNSPKTYFIARSFTTGDPKEGWFITSFITNHGLKGIAEELKKGISAKELVKKVQDGTFAEELKNPVYWVFTEDLIAKFGWIHYFGSYDFDKKQGIHGNIIVPERCTMIADNILDCQDIGAKLDLNSGVISTDRQSVPIKKLIVKDPKGMIEKRFFENGIIVEIVKFKENHAAVFILNPMVADTLFNKMYILRDYNPDYFELILDDFPHMVVYRVKEKIK, encoded by the coding sequence ATGAACAAATTTTTAAGGTCTTATTACCTTTGGTTTCTGTTAACGGCTGTTCTCTTTTGGGGACTTTATATAAGATTTGAAGATGTCAATTTTTGGCAGCAAAATAAAAACTTTTTTTATTTTAAAGAAAAACCTATTTACAGTGAATATGATTCTTTCTTTTTTGCAAGAGTGGCTGAAGATATCAAGCAAGGAAGGTTTAAAACAGGGGAGATAGACCATTATCGCGTGTTTCCAGATAATTCCTCTTCTGCTAAACTTGATGAAAAAAACATATTTTATGCAAAATACCAGTTCTCAGGACATTTTATCAGTTTTATCTGGGCTTATCTTTCTAAATGGTTTAACCTTTCTCTTGAGACTCTAACGTTTTATTTAATACCGGTTTTGGCTGTGTCAGTGGTAATACCGCTTTTTTTCTATTTTAAAGACCTTGGTTGTCCTTATGCAGGACTGATCGGGGCTTTGGTGACTGTTGGTTCTTCTATGTACTGGGGGAGGACCAACCTTATGAGGTTAGACCACGATGTCTTTAACCTAACCTTACCTTTTTTAACAGCTTACTTTTTTTATAAGTTTTTCTCAACCGAGGAAAGGAGGTTAAAATATCTATGGGTTAGTTTAAGTTCTTTGTTTCTTCTTTTTTATCAACTATGGTATGGCCATCCTAATTTGTGTTTTGTGCTGGTTTTGATGTTTTTGATAAGATATTTTTGGGATAAAAAACTAAAGTTGGTAAAGGAAGATTATCTCTACTTAGCCATCCTTATCGTTCCTCAAGTTTGGTATTTATATGAAGGACCGTATCACCTATTTTTACAAGTAAAAACTTTGGTGTTTAACATTAAATCTACTACCAGTGCAGACCTACTTTTTAAAGATTTCCCTAATGTTTTTATTTCTATCTCAGAACTTCAAAGAGAACCTATAGACAAAATCCTTGAAACAGCGTCTTACAGTGCAATATTAGGTTTGTTAGGTATTTTAGGGGTGCTTCTTTGTTTTATTTATTACTTCAAAAATTTGTTCTTTTTACTGCCTTTCTTAGGGATAGGATTTTTGTCTTTTGTTTCAGGAGCGAGATTTATCATGTATCTTTCTCCTTTTATAGGAATTGGATTAGGGTTTTTAGTCCATTTTCTTTTTGAAAAAGTTTTTGGTTATTTAGACCTCTTTAAACAAAAAGAAAAACAGTTGTTTACGGTAAACCTGATAGGAACTTTGGTATTTCTTTTGGTAATCTTAGTGCAAAAACCTATAATAAGTATGGCAAGTTATCCTAAGGTTTTTAGCCCTATCGTAAAAAATATGGAGTATTTAAAAGAAAAAACTCCTCAAGGTGCGGCTATCTGGACTTGGTGGGATTATGGCTATGCCTTTCAGTATTATTCAAGAAGGCCCACTTTTCACGATGGAGGTTCTCAAAATTCTCCTAAAACCTATTTTATTGCTAGAAGTTTTACCACAGGAGACCCTAAAGAAGGCTGGTTTATTACTTCTTTTATTACTAACCATGGGTTAAAAGGGATTGCAGAAGAGTTGAAAAAGGGGATTAGTGCTAAAGAACTGGTTAAAAAAGTGCAAGATGGGACTTTTGCTGAGGAGCTAAAAAATCCTGTTTACTGGGTTTTTACTGAAGATCTGATAGCAAAATTTGGTTGGATCCATTATTTTGGAAGTTATGATTTTGATAAAAAACAAGGTATTCATGGAAACATTATCGTTCCTGAAAGATGTACCATGATAGCTGATAATATCCTTGATTGCCAGGATATAGGGGCAAAGTTAGACTTAAACTCTGGAGTGATTAGCACCGACAGACAGAGTGTACCTATAAAAAAATTAATCGTTAAAGACCCTAAGGGCATGATAGAAAAAAGGTTTTTTGAAAATGGTATAATAGTTGAAATAGTAAAATTTAAAGAAAACCATGCTGCCGTTTTTATCCTTAATCCTATGGTAGCTGACACTTTATTTAATAAAATGTATATTTTAAGAGATTATAATCCTGATTATTTTGAATTGATTTTAGATGATTTTCCGCACATGGTGGTCTACAGGGTAAAAGAAAAAATTAAATAG
- the yedF gene encoding sulfurtransferase-like selenium metabolism protein YedF has product MKTLDVKGLPCPQPVIQTKDFLEGLEEGEVFQIVLDNQASANNVKKFLNSQGHQLISETEKGEEIILVVKKAGSKKAVTSLTISCEVSSEKKDLFVIIANDVIGKEEVLGKVLIKGFFETMLVQNLLPDRMFFMNKGVFLTTKDEEILPILNELEKKRVEIFSCGTCLKYFGLEDQLKVGKRAGTDVYLEGIFYFKKTLWIS; this is encoded by the coding sequence ATGAAGACTTTGGATGTAAAGGGACTTCCCTGCCCACAACCGGTTATCCAAACTAAAGATTTTTTAGAAGGTTTAGAGGAAGGGGAAGTTTTTCAGATAGTTTTAGATAATCAGGCTTCAGCTAATAACGTTAAAAAATTCTTAAATTCCCAAGGTCATCAATTAATTTCTGAAACAGAAAAAGGAGAAGAGATTATATTGGTAGTAAAGAAAGCGGGTTCTAAAAAAGCGGTAACCTCTCTAACTATTTCTTGTGAGGTAAGTTCTGAAAAAAAAGACCTTTTTGTCATCATCGCAAACGATGTAATCGGAAAAGAAGAGGTTTTAGGTAAAGTTTTAATAAAGGGTTTTTTTGAAACTATGTTAGTGCAAAATCTTTTACCAGACAGGATGTTTTTTATGAATAAAGGGGTGTTTTTAACCACTAAAGATGAGGAAATACTACCTATTTTGAATGAATTAGAAAAAAAGAGGGTTGAAATTTTTTCCTGCGGAACCTGTTTAAAATATTTTGGATTAGAAGACCAACTAAAGGTGGGCAAAAGAGCAGGTACAGATGTGTATTTAGAAGGGATATTTTATTTTAAAAAAACCTTGTGGATTAGTTAA